From one Culex quinquefasciatus strain JHB chromosome 3, VPISU_Cqui_1.0_pri_paternal, whole genome shotgun sequence genomic stretch:
- the LOC119768715 gene encoding uncharacterized protein LOC119768715 gives MIQPSQEKHLHVRLRDFLLRKNNPAVPLKYSTSLSPGKSIRCLSKVRVFIINSEGVSVMACPLLPIDTWRKSSATGQRRVLVQLSRADQATVKVICPNHRRGASGPERVRRRVHLVRWDCALSIRCGRIVYVLLSTAAAAGRETYRLCCGLTVYRIYRRISVLQKRPKLLSSTDTAVIF, from the exons ATGATTCAACCATCGCAAGAGAAGCACCTCCACGTTCGGCTGCGAGATTTCCTGCTACGCAAGAACAATCCCGCCGTTCCGCTGAAGTACAGCACCAGTCTCAGCCCCGGTAAGTCAATTCGGTGCCTATCGAAGGTCCGCGTCTTTATCATAAACAGCGAGGGCGTCTCCGTAATGGCGTGTCCCCTGCTTCCCATCGACACGTGGCGGAAGTCTTCAGCGACCGGACAACGGCGCGTACTCGTCCAGCTGAGTCGAGCAGACCAAGCGACCGTCAAAGTCATTTG TCCTAACCACCGCCGAGGAGCGTCCGGACCTGAACGCGTGCGTCGACGAGTCCATCTTGTGCGATGGGATTGCGCATTGTCCATCCGGTGTGGACGAATCGTTTACGTACTTTTGAGTACTGCTGCAGCTGCCGGCCGAGAGACCTACCGGCTATGCTGCGGACTGACCGTGTACCG CATCTACCGCCGGATATCGGTGCTGCAGAAGCGGCCCAAGTTGCTCAGCTCGACGGACACGGCCGTGATTTTCTGA